In bacterium, the sequence GGCGCACCAAAACAGGAATATATTATTGACCGGTACAGAAAAATTCTTCCTCACACAACTATGATAGGAGTTGGAGGCAGTTTTGATGTTTGGGCCAAAAAAGTAAAAAGAGCTCCTGTAATTTTTAGAATATTTGGATTGGAATGGTTGTACAGATTAATTAAACAACCGTCGAGATTTAGCAGGATGTTTCCCGCATTACCTTTATTTATTATAAGAACAGTCATTTTAAAAGAAAAATCAAGAAAAGAGTATTGATTTAACTATCTATATTTCAAAATGTTTGAGTTTCTCATCACTCATATTGCTTGTAAATTGAAGTTCACTATTGAATAATTTTTCATCCCAAAAATGTTTACCCGTAACCGCTTTTTTTGAGGCTCCGCCTTCATCCCAAAAAATAAAATGTTTGCCCGTAACCGCTTTTTTTAAGGATTCGCCTGTAATTGAATTTTGGTTATGCTGGAAGAAAGAAAAAATTGTACGTACTGGATTCTTAAATAAATCATCAACTGTGCGTAATAGACTATTAAATGAAGATGCTTTTTGAGTATCGCTAGCACTGGCAAGACCTATAAAATTAATTCCCTGTTTTGCTGTGACAGCTTTTAAATCATCTTTTCCAGTAAACAGTCCTCCTGACTTGCAAGCATCAGCCATAAATACCAGATTTGAATTTTTTGGCATTTTTTTGAAAGCTGTTGCAAGTTCATTATCTGCAATACATTCTTTATTAGAAAGATATAACCCTTCTCTTGGATCATTAACTCCTTCGTAACCTAAGCCTCTCTGTATGCCATGTCCTCTATAGGCAACACTTAATTCATCTTCGGGTTTAATTTTTGAAACAGTTGATTTTATCGTATCTAAGACTTGTTTTTTTGTAGGCAGTTTTAAAATTATTTTATTATCAGCATTTCCGGCAATATTCTCTGTAAAAGCTTTGCCGTCAATATTTCCTTGCTGAATATCCTTCCCTGCTGCATCTATAAAAATAAAATATTTTTTACCCGGCTGAGGAGTTTTTTCAGCAGGATTTTGCGGTATGAGTCCTTTTGTTTTATGTTCTGACACAAGCGCTGCTGATTTAGTATTTTCAGGTTTGGAAATATGCGAAAGAGAATTATCTTGAGTTGAAGAGGTCTCATTTGTATCAAGCAAAATTTGTTGACCGACATTTATTTTATTTAAATTTTCAATATTGTTCTGTTTAGCGATTTTTTGTCCCCAAAAGTTTATATCTTTTTGTTTAATACCCTGTTTTTTTGCAATTTTCCAGAGATTATCGCCACTTTGAACGGTATAAGTTTTTAATTTTACGTCTGACATGTTTTTCCTCTTTTCCCTTGATTAAACCTCGTCCTTATTAATATAAAAACAATATCAAGGAAAATCATGCTTTTTTGTTACATAACTTTTCACATTTTTTTAAGCAGGTTATAATCTAAATCAAGAACATGTACCGAGCCAAAGAAAGCAATCAAGAAAAGAGTACTGATATGGAACAAACAAAAAAGTTCAACGAAGAAGAACTTCGAGAGTTAGAATCAATATCTAAAAATCTCAGAAAAAGAGCTTTAACAATGGTTTACAAAGCGCAATCAGGTCATCCCGGAGGCGCACTTTCATCTATTGACCTGCTTCTTATTCTTTATAAAAAAATAATGAAACTTTCTCCTCAATGGAAAGAAGATAATGAATGGAAGAAAAGAGACAGATTTATCCTTTCAAAAGGTCATGCTTCTGCTGCTTTATACAGTGTTTTATGTGAATTTGGCTACTTTTGCCCCACAGAAATTGATAATTTCAGACAATTAGGCGCAAAATTGCAGGGTCATCCCAATAATGAATATGTTCAGGGAGTTGAAGTTCCGTCAGGCTCATTAGGACAGGGGCTTTCTCTTGCAAACGGAATCGCTCTTTCCTTAAAACTTGATAAAAATCCCGCAAAAGTATTTGTTCTTTTAGGTGATGGCGAACTTCAGGAAGGTCAGATATGGGAAGCCGCCATGACTTCCAATCATTATAAGCTTAATAATTTAGTTGCCATTATTGACAGAAATAGACTCCAGATTGACGGTGATACAGAAGATGTTATGGGGCTTGAGCCTCTTGCTGATAAATGGAGAGCATTTGGTTGGGAAGTAATCGAAACCAACGGTCATGATTATCAGGAAATTTATGAAGCTTATCAGAAAGCTTCTTTGTTGGGAAGCCAGAAAGCTTCTCCGGTTGTGATAATTGCCAATACAATTAAAGGCAAAGGGGTTTCCTTTATGGAAAATAATGCCGGCTGGCATGGCAAAGCCCCGAGCGAAGATGAGTTCAATAGAGCTATTGATGAATTAAAGTCCGTTTAAAAAGGGAAAATAAAAAATGATTACCGATAAAACAAAAATCAGTTCGCTCAGGGTTGCATACGGTGAAACTCTTGCGGAATTAGGGAAAAATAACCCTGATATTGTCGTATTAGATTGTGATTTGTCTAAATCTACCCAAACAATAATTTTCAAAAATGCTTGTCCTGAAAGATTTTTTAATATGGGGATAGCGGAACAGGATGCTGTAGCAACAGCAGCAGGTTTTGCTTCAGCGGGAAAAATCCCGTTTATAAGCACATTTGCCATATTTGCATCAGGCAGGGCATGGGAACAGGTAAGAAATTCTATTGCATATCCTAAATTTAACGTAAAAATAGTAGGAACTCATGGCGGTTTAACAGTTGGTGAAGATGGTGCAAGCCATCAGGCTCTGGAAGATATTTGCCTGATGAGAGTATTGCCTGATATGCTGGTAATAGCTCCTGCTGACAGTATTGAAGTAAAAGCAGCCGTAAGATTTGCCGCTGAATATAAAGGTCCTGTTTATCTCAGGATTCCAAGACCTAATCTGCCTGAATTATTTGAGGAATCCGAATATAAATTTGACATGAAGGCGCATATATTAAGAGAAGGTAAAGACTTAACATTAGCTTCATACGGAGAAACAGTAGTTGAGTGCTTAAAATGTGCTGAATTGCTTGAGCAACAAGGAATTTCTGCTGAAGTTATAAATGTTTCAACAATTAAACCTCTGGATGAAAAAACGATTCTTCAAAGTGCGCAAAAAACAAAAGCTGTTATGACAGTTGAAAATCATTCCATAATAGGCGGTCTTGGCGGTGCTGTATGTGAATTTTTGTCTGAAACTTTTCCTGTTCCCGTTAAAAGAATCGGCGTAAGAGATAAATTCGGACAAAGTGGAAAATCTGACGAGTTAATGGCAAAATATGGATTAACAGCAGAAAAATTTGTAAGTGAAGCGATAAAATTAGTTAAAAATAAATAAAATTTTTTAAGACGATTAAATTGCCATGGCTAATTAGTTATCTTTCAATATCAAAAAATTTTATTTTTATAATATACTGAAATGAGTTTAATTTTCAAAAAACAGGCTTTTTATGCCTGTCGGATGGATTTTAGGAAACGGGATGTAATCAACAACAGTCGGCTATAGCTAGAAGAACAATGATAAGATTTAGAAATACAATCAAAGTATATGGAACACAAAGAGCGCTGGACACTGTAAACCTGCATATAAAGGTGGGAGAATTTATTTTTCTGACCGGAACAAGCGGAGCAGGTAAATCCACTATAATGCGCTTAATTTATAGAGAAGAAAAACCCACACGCGGACAGGTTTTAATTGGCGGTGTGGACGTATCAAAACTTCCGGATAACAAAATTCCCTATTTAAGAAGACGTATGGGTATAGTATTTCAGGATTTCAAACTGTTACCCCAACAAAACGTCTTTGATAACGTTGCTTTTGTCATAAGAGCGCTCGGAATGAGCGACAGAGAAATAAATAAAAGAGTTTCAGGAGCACTTAAGATAGTAGGTCTTTTTGACAGGCTTGACGCTTTTCCTTCGCAGCTTTCCGGAGGAGAGCAGCAAAGAGTAGGTATCGCAAGGGCTATAGTCAACGGGCCGCCTTTATTAATTGCGGATGAGCCTACAGGGAACCTCGATCCTCAAACCAGTATGGAAATTATGGAAATTCTTGAGCAGGTTAATAATCGTGGAACTACAGTATTACTTGCTACCCACGATAAAGAAATGGTAAACCATTTTAAAAAGAGAGTTATTACTCTTGAAAACGGAAAAGTCATAAGAGATATTAATGAAGGAACTTATGAGTAAAGGTAAAATCGATGTCACACTTTAATGCAGACATAAGAATAATTAAAAGAGTTGTTTCTGAAACATTCAAAGGTATCCAAAGAACCAGATGGATGAATCTTATAATAATAACGACAATGGCTGCGATATTAAGTATTTTTGGTTGTTTATTCAGAACCAGTCTTGCAATTTCTGATTTTGTCGAGCATCTTGGCGATTCACTCGAAGTTTCAGTTTATTTAAAGCAGGGTTACAATACTGAAACGGCAAAAACCGAAATATTTAAAATAGGCAATATTAAAGAAATAAAAGTCATTCCCAGAGAACAGGCATGGGAAAAGCTTAAACAGGAAATGGATGTGCCCGATATAAAAAACCCTTTGCCGGATACTTTGCGTTTAAAAGTTAAAAATCAGGCCGAAATCGAATATGTGGTAACAAAAGTTAAAAACATGCCATTTGTGGAAAGTATTCAGTATGCGAGAGATATTGTGGAAAAAATCATTAAAGTCGGTGATATGACCAGCCTTGCAACATTTGTTGTGCTTCTGGTTCTTGGCGGGCTGACTTTATCTATTATTAACAATACTATCCATCTTGTAATTCAATCAAGAAGTGAAGAAATTGAAATAATGCGGATGATGGGCGTAGGAAACTGGTATATCAGAGCGCCTTATATTCTTCAAGGT encodes:
- a CDS encoding LysM peptidoglycan-binding domain-containing protein yields the protein MSDVKLKTYTVQSGDNLWKIAKKQGIKQKDINFWGQKIAKQNNIENLNKINVGQQILLDTNETSSTQDNSLSHISKPENTKSAALVSEHKTKGLIPQNPAEKTPQPGKKYFIFIDAAGKDIQQGNIDGKAFTENIAGNADNKIILKLPTKKQVLDTIKSTVSKIKPEDELSVAYRGHGIQRGLGYEGVNDPREGLYLSNKECIADNELATAFKKMPKNSNLVFMADACKSGGLFTGKDDLKAVTAKQGINFIGLASASDTQKASSFNSLLRTVDDLFKNPVRTIFSFFQHNQNSITGESLKKAVTGKHFIFWDEGGASKKAVTGKHFWDEKLFNSELQFTSNMSDEKLKHFEI
- a CDS encoding transketolase; amino-acid sequence: MEQTKKFNEEELRELESISKNLRKRALTMVYKAQSGHPGGALSSIDLLLILYKKIMKLSPQWKEDNEWKKRDRFILSKGHASAALYSVLCEFGYFCPTEIDNFRQLGAKLQGHPNNEYVQGVEVPSGSLGQGLSLANGIALSLKLDKNPAKVFVLLGDGELQEGQIWEAAMTSNHYKLNNLVAIIDRNRLQIDGDTEDVMGLEPLADKWRAFGWEVIETNGHDYQEIYEAYQKASLLGSQKASPVVIIANTIKGKGVSFMENNAGWHGKAPSEDEFNRAIDELKSV
- a CDS encoding transketolase family protein, which produces MITDKTKISSLRVAYGETLAELGKNNPDIVVLDCDLSKSTQTIIFKNACPERFFNMGIAEQDAVATAAGFASAGKIPFISTFAIFASGRAWEQVRNSIAYPKFNVKIVGTHGGLTVGEDGASHQALEDICLMRVLPDMLVIAPADSIEVKAAVRFAAEYKGPVYLRIPRPNLPELFEESEYKFDMKAHILREGKDLTLASYGETVVECLKCAELLEQQGISAEVINVSTIKPLDEKTILQSAQKTKAVMTVENHSIIGGLGGAVCEFLSETFPVPVKRIGVRDKFGQSGKSDELMAKYGLTAEKFVSEAIKLVKNK
- the ftsE gene encoding cell division ATP-binding protein FtsE — protein: MIRFRNTIKVYGTQRALDTVNLHIKVGEFIFLTGTSGAGKSTIMRLIYREEKPTRGQVLIGGVDVSKLPDNKIPYLRRRMGIVFQDFKLLPQQNVFDNVAFVIRALGMSDREINKRVSGALKIVGLFDRLDAFPSQLSGGEQQRVGIARAIVNGPPLLIADEPTGNLDPQTSMEIMEILEQVNNRGTTVLLATHDKEMVNHFKKRVITLENGKVIRDINEGTYE
- a CDS encoding permease-like cell division protein FtsX, whose protein sequence is MSHFNADIRIIKRVVSETFKGIQRTRWMNLIIITTMAAILSIFGCLFRTSLAISDFVEHLGDSLEVSVYLKQGYNTETAKTEIFKIGNIKEIKVIPREQAWEKLKQEMDVPDIKNPLPDTLRLKVKNQAEIEYVVTKVKNMPFVESIQYARDIVEKIIKVGDMTSLATFVVLLVLGGLTLSIINNTIHLVIQSRSEEIEIMRMMGVGNWYIRAPYILQGSFYGFCGAIISIIPLRILENYILSMIQFFNMGEPPIFTNLVVVVLMTMGIFVGSLGSFISVRKYLRI